CTTTTATACTTCATTTTCTGTTTTTCTTATTGAAGTATATTTCTACTTTCAGTTTAATGTCTACACCACCTCCTGAAAGAGTTGCTGTAAAGACATATGTGTCAGCATTTAGTAAAGAAAGGGCCCTATCAGCTATCAAGTTTGAGCTACAACGTGGGGGTCAAGTCTTCTATGTTGTACCACGAATAAAAGGTCAACTTTTGTTATCTTCAGATGATTTTGTTCATGATAGATCATTAGATCCTCATAATGCACGAACCACAAATTTGTTTTCTTGATAGTTCTCATTTTACTGTTCTTTAAGTTTGTCCTGTTACCATGGGAAACAGTTGGCGTGGTTGAGCCAAATTCACAGAATTATTCTGTCAATGAGATATCTCGATTTGAATGGTTGTACTGTATGAACCGGACTATGTTGGTTCAGCTGAATGACTAGAAGTCGAGTTTTACAAATATGCATATAATTTGTGTCTATTATTTTATGTTGCAATGGATCTTACATAACTAGATGTACACCTGTACCTGGTTATTAAAACGACGTTTAAACGTCGTGAAAACGACATTTTCACGAGAAAACGTTCTTGTGAAATCGACATTTAAACGTTAAAACATCCGTTTAAACGATAAAACGTCCATCGTTTCGTTAAAATCTACCCTCTATTCGTTTCGTCGTTTTATCGTTTTAATAACCCTGCACCTGTATGAACTTTTTGGATAAAACAGTGCACTATTGCATTTTGAAATACATATGCATTTCTCATATTTCATTTCATCATTCAACAGCAATAGACGATGTGTTGCAGTTTCTCAAGGACTCTCTGCCGGATGTACCAATCGCTGTTGCTCATGGAAAGGTAAGTTAACTAAGCTGTCATGCAGGGGATCTGCTTTACTGTGCTATTTCATAATTCCTTGCTCTTCAATAAACATTAGCTATATTTGTATACCTTGCATTGTATTGGAAACCAAGATGTAAATGAAGATTTCCTACTATTTTCTCTTTAGGCTATTCCTTTGTGGGTATGGTACCATGGTGTGGTTGGTTATTGTCCAAAAAAATTCAAGTGGATGTTCTGTCTGGGACTTACGGACGACTCACTCTTCTATAGCTCATATCATTTTATGCATTGATTCATTAAAGCTTAACATGCCAACAATTCTTTATCTTAAATTGCTACTGAAAAGTGTTTATGACCCAGTTCATAACTACTGACTATTTTTCTTGTTAAATATTGCCTGCAGAAAATGTCAAAGAACATACAATTTGCTATGGAAAAGTTTGCTATTGGGGAAGTAAAAATTCTTGTCTGCACGCATATCATTGAAAGTGGAATAGATATAGCAAACGCCAATACAATGATTGTCCAATTTGCTGAACTATTTGGACTTGCTCAGCTGTATCAGGTGGCTTTCTTTTCTTGTATGTTTTTTTGTTTGCCTTGTTAGCAGAATATTTAATGTCTCAATGCTTGGATCATATCAGTATGATTAAGTGTTAAATCATGCTCAATTGACAAATACTCTAATAAGGTGCATGTCTCTACTATCTAAATCTCTAAGTCCATTGTTTTTCCTTTCCTTCAGTTACGAGGAAGAGTAGGAAGATCGGGCAGGGAAGGTTTTGCATACCTCTTCTACACAGATAAGTCTTTGCTCTCAAGAGTTGCAACGGTGAGCTCTACAGCAATGACTTTTAGTTTCTAGTGTATCCATTATTTTGTCCCGATACTGAAAGCATATTTGTCTGCTATACAAGATGTGGAAGTCCCAGTAGCAAACAGAACCTAACCTTGATTATTCAGATATCTTATGCTTGTTGCTTGCGCTATGCTAAGATAAATTTACAGAATAGCTGGCACTAGTACCTTATTAGTTGTTTGGGCACGTTTGTAGAAGAGACCTATTCACACAAGAGGCAGAATACTGCCACACCAATAACCCTCCCGCAGCCGCATACGCAATATATCATGTCATTAAGATAGGAATCATGCTATTTAGTTGGTTGCTTTCAGATATACTTTAAGATCAGGTCAAACTCGTAAAACTTTGACTTATTTTTAAAATGTTTGGTTTGGATTCATATATGTACATATGGCTTGAAAAGTACTTTCTGTTAAGGGTATAATAGTCAAGTGTAATATTAATCTCCTAGTCTAGGGTTCATCCTAAAAAAACCAACACCCTTAAACTCTTTCATAgtcttataatttttttgtattttataaatatattctaGTAGAAATAATGGTTAGAGGTACTCATTGGGAAACGTGGCATGTCCAAAATATCGAGTATTTTTTACTGGAGGGCGTATCTGGTTACTTATTTTTATAACCATGTGTTGGGGAGAGACTATGAATAGGAGGCTTCTTTTGCTTTACAGAATCAAGCAAGTATGTAATCTCCAAAAGAGTCCCATCTATGACCGGCAGATCAGAGGCTTCTACATTTGTCATTTAACATTTCCATCTACAGGATAGACTTGGAGCTATTGAGGAGCATTCAGAGCTTGGCCAAGGTTTCCATGTTGCAGAGAAAGATATGGGTATCAGGGGGTTTGGAAGCTTGTTTGGTGATCAACAGTCTGGAGATGTTGCAAATGTTGGCATCGATCTATTCTTTGATATGCTTTTTGACAGCTTGTCAAAGGTATCTTCATTTATCGAGACACACATTTTACTAGATTTTTCCTCATTTTATTCTTGTACTTAGTTCATTCTTTTTGGGCCTGTAATAGAGGCTGTAACTGTGATATATTTTGTCATCATGGCATTGGTTATCTAACATCATGTTGGGCCTTAAACTATTGAATCTTTTGCCTATGAAATTTCTTCCTTACAAATAATCTTATTGATACCATATACTGGTGAAAATAACACTTGTAATTGGGCTTTTTTTGGGGGAAAAAGAAGGCAGAAACTTCTACTTGATTTCCAATTTCTGAAAGGTGTTACTTACTATACTGGAAACACCAAAGTTAGATATGAAAGAAAAGCACTAGTAATGTATCTAGTTGTCTTCTACACTTCTGCATCAGTAAGGCTAGACTTGTCACTTCTTAGTATCGCAAGATGCATCTGTCTTGGCCAAGAGAACACCTGTtgtgaacaattttttttttgagtcttGAGGTGTGCATTATTGTCTGTTGAATCTTGAGATTTGGGACCACTCAAAAGATAATTAAGACAGTTTTGGCTAGTCCATATGCATCAACCTGTATATTTGTATTTTTCAATTCCAGATTCAAACTACTCGGGAAGAATTATTGCTTCGCTTTTAATATTGAGTACTTTTTTTAGCTAAGTTCTAACTGCAGTTTCTGCATTCTGTGTTATTTTTCTGTTACAATCTTGACATGATTATTTGCACTCTTTCAGGTTGATCAGTTTTGCCTTGTACCTGTTCCTTACAAAGACGTTGAGGTGAACCGGAAAATACTTCTTAATTTGGGTAGCATAGCTTGCTTATGCAAGTATTACATCATGCTATGTTGAGATTTTAATGAAACATTGTTTCTGAGTGGCTCTTTTCTTCGAACAGCTGGATATAAGCATTTCTCCTCATCTCTCCTCTGAATACATAAGTTATCTGGAAAATCCTGTTGAATTGCTCAATGAAGCAGCAAAGGCTGCAGAGAAAGATCTATGGACCTTAATACAGTTCACAGAAGATCTTCGTCGACGATACGGAAAGGAGCCCCGTGATATGGAGGTCAGAAAGTGCTAATATGATCAGAGTTCATGGTTTCAGTTTAGTGTGGCTTCCTCTGATGTGTGTTTCTTTCTTTGTCTTGCAGTTGCTATTGAAAAAACTCTATGTAAGACGGATGGCAGCAGATCTTGGTATCAGTCGGATATATCCATCTGGCAAAACAATATTCATGAAAACAAACATGAACAAGAAGGTATTTAGGCTCATGACAGAAGCGATGACTTCTGAAACACATCGGAATTCCCTATTGTTTGTTGGAAAAGAGATTAAGGTAAAGACCCACATGTCCGATATGCAATTTCCCAAAGCAGATGGTACTGTCGAGGAAAATCAGCTTGCAGTGATCATTATTAAAATACTATAAACGAAGCTGCCACAGCAAACTTTAGTCATGCATGAATAAAATTAAAGTTGGGGTTTTATAGGTTTTATTTCCAAAATCCAATTGAACAATGTTGTCAAACTGAATAACCTCATCTATGAACCATGTTTCTAATGTAATTAATGAATGAAAGAGGATTAAGAAGAGATCTACTGTTCGAGCCTCATAGGGACAGACTGACAGTCATTTTACCTACTGGGTACATGACATAAAACCGTGACTTTTAACCTTACTTTGTTGATCATGAGTTGTGGTAATTACAAAttatttcttttgcaaaagtCTTAATACCTAGAAAACTTGGCAGGCAGGGCTGCCTCATTGTATTTGTATAGTGCCAAGTCACTTACAAGTTACTCTGTCCATCGTGACCCTTGTTATATATTGGGAATATCACATACATTGGTCCCTATTTTTTCTATGTTAATATGCATGTAGCACACAAATTTTCTTTTTAAGTCCATCTGGACGAACTTGTATTTACCTTTTTTTTCATATGTATTGCccctctaacaagtgtgctatTTTTTAGGCTGAACTACTCGTCAGTTTACCAGACACTCTACTTCTGAACTGGCTTTTCCATTGCTTAGCAGACTGCTATGCTGTAGTACCAGCCCTTGTGAAGTACTAGATTCTTCTATTAACAGCAACTGAAGGTTTTTGCCACCACCATGAAAGGGAATGAACTATGTGTGCTCGAAGAGAGAGTTTATTTCAGACAGTCTTGGCATTTTGTTTAGTCCGCGATGGATGATTCTTCCTCGTGGTGATATTGGCAATCAGGCTCTGGCAAGCCAAGACATGCCCAATCATAGACATTATTGTTTTAGGAAAAAAAAGTTTGTCAAAATTGTTGACATAGCAGAGTATACCCATAATCCTATACATAAACTGGTATTCTCTAGAGCCCTAAAGTTCCCATTTCTTCTTTAACAATTTATTTATCTCATTATCTTCCTATCTGAAGTTGGTCTGCCATATTTTACAGGACATTCGACACGAAGCCACAGACTGATAGCAGTGGTCAATGGAGTGCCTTGCCTGCTGCATAATCATACTAACCTGGGATGCAGCTGTGACATTGGAAGCTCGGAGAACTCAGTTTGGATCCTATATGTCAATAGATTATATCTAAATTCGTTCAGGATTTTTGATAGATGAACCATCAAAATGTTGCTCGACTAACTGGGAGGTAGTGCTGGCATGAGCCATACACCATTTGTTTGACAAAAGGAGAAACATTAGGGAACTTTGGGCCAATTGGTCTGTAACTCAATATATGGTAGATGCTTATTCAAGCAGAGACTGCCCGTGATCATATTGGTTTTGTACAACTAAAGATGTGCAACAGTTAATGAGTTGTGCTTCAATGTATACGCTTAGCATGGTTCAAAATATGTCAGAGAAGCACTCTTATCTGTTACAAAAAAATTGCTTTGTAAATACACGAAGCTGTATATCAACTCGTGAGATCCaggttaaatttgtttaaatctGTATGTTGATTCCAATCGAACACAATGGTCAATTGTGAAGCTGGCAATCGAATGAACAAAACTGTCAAACTGGCGTCGATAATAGGTGCAACCCAGCTGCAAATTCGTTAAAAACATTCCAAAaatgttttcatttttttctctatGAATTTTTCACAGCTTCAGCGCCTGGTGAACTAAGGCTTGCTCCAACCGTTCGCTTGGAACCGCCCCCACTCTACGTAGGGGGAAATTCTCCAACGGTTCCCCCAAAGCTCCCTTTATATacgggggagttgaaactcccctcATATATAGAATGAGTTTCAACTCCCTCTATATTTTAATCACACTAtttcttcatgatattaatTTCGTTTGAGCCTCGTAATATGATGATAATGTATATTATGatagtacaaatactgtatattttttttaaaattcaaaaacaataaataaatagttagttaatgagtgatagcaTATAAAGTAAATAGATATGggagaatggttggagagaaggagttggggaggaatcttttggagagagatagtaaaatatagtaaatagtacgtttacGGAGAGTTGGAGATGGAGTTTGGTCGGAGATAGCCTAAAATTTTGCGAGTTCATTTCATGCTGAGTGATTTcgggggagaaaaaaaaaccagGTACCCCGCCACCGTCCTCCTCGGACACGGTTGACCGCGCCCTCCCTCCGCCCCGCCGCATTTCTCGCCGCCCTCCCCCTAAACTCCGGCAtcctccgctcctcctcctcagaccCCTCCGACCGCGCTGCCACCCACCCCAATGGCGGAGGCGCTGCTCCTCGCGTGCCACCTCGCCCTCGCATTCTCCCTCCTCGCCGCGTCCCTCTCccacctcctcgtcgccgccgtctccCACCTCTCCCCGTcctccctccaccaccgcctcctccgcgcgctccgccacccgctcctccgcctcctcccgccgctcctcgcGCTCCCGTTCGCCTTCCTCCCGctggcctccccgccgccgctcccgctgctcctcctcccgccgctgctCCCGCTCCTCCCGCTCCCGTTCCTCCCGCCGCACCtcccgctcctccgcccgcttcTCCTCTCcctgccgctcctcctcctcgcccgcgccgccggcctcctcgccgcctcgtTCCCGGCCTCCGACCTCCAGCAgcacgcgctcgccgtcgcgcgcctcctcctcctcgccgccgccgcggcctccctcgCGGCGTCGCTCTCCGCCCACGAGCCgagggccgccgcggccgccgcccactTCGTCGCCGAGGCGGGGCTCGCCTGCGCGGGCGCCGTGggcgggctctgggcggcgcagGCAGGGCTCAGCCTCTACGTCGACGCGTGCGTGCCCGCGGGGTGCCACCGCCtcctggacgccggcggcgctgcgccgcccgCCACGCGGTGCGAGGTCGAGGAGGCCAGGCTCAGGGCCGTCGCCGTCATGGACCTCGCCCTGTCCGTGCACTGCgtcgtcgtggccgccgtcgcggccggggtgcttctcggggtgGCGAGGTGGTtcggggttgacggcggcgccggcgcggggaggaggcATAATGGATCGTCGTATGATGCGTTGCCCACGGTGGCGTCGGCTGGTGCCATGGCAGAGATGGAGCATTTGCAGGGTAAGGGCATTGTCGGCAAGAGCGTGGCGCAGGAGTGAAATCAAAGGATGTATTGGATTAACTAGGTACGGCCGACTATAGTATCTGATCTTGTCCAGAAGTGAACCCCTGAAATCGATGGGAAATTTGGGTCGAGCTTGCAGCAGGATTTTGTTCCTAGAGATGCTGATCTTTTAGTTGCTAGGGGAGAGTACTAGTAGTTGCTGCTGTGGGCCAATTGCTTTGT
This genomic interval from Panicum virgatum strain AP13 chromosome 8K, P.virgatum_v5, whole genome shotgun sequence contains the following:
- the LOC120644575 gene encoding ATP-dependent DNA helicase At3g02060, chloroplastic-like isoform X2, whose translation is MAASAKAASRAAARAAARATATAAARAAATVVARAAYQTGATTLRPKRWSRCCGQKGLAPLFMINVFFRPHEKKKPRNLSKLNDPSTWEKRKLKGKLAIQKMVVNLMELYLQRMRQSRPPYPKPLAMDEFAAEFPYEPTPDQCQAFIDVEKDLTERETPMDRLICGDVGFGKTEVAMRAIFIVVSAGYQAMVLAPTIILAKQHYDVMTERFATYREIKLAIFSGAQSKEEKDELITKIKNGNLHIIVGTHALLTERMAYNNLGLLVVDEEQKFGVQQKEKIASYKASIDVLTLSATPIPRTLYLALTGFRDASLMSTPPPERVAVKTYVSAFSKERALSAIKFELQRGGQVFYVVPRIKAIDDVLQFLKDSLPDVPIAVAHGKKMSKNIQFAMEKFAIGEVKILVCTHIIESGIDIANANTMIVQFAELFGLAQLYQLRGRVGRSGREGFAYLFYTDKSLLSRVATDRLGAIEEHSELGQGFHVAEKDMGIRGFGSLFGDQQSGDVANVGIDLFFDMLFDSLSKVDQFCLVPVPYKDVELDISISPHLSSEYISYLENPVELLNEAAKAAEKDLWTLIQFTEDLRRRYGKEPRDMELLLKKLYVRRMAADLGISRIYPSGKTIFMKTNMNKKVFRLMTEAMTSETHRNSLLFVGKEIKAELLVSLPDTLLLNWLFHCLADCYAVVPALVKY
- the LOC120644577 gene encoding uncharacterized protein LOC120644577, producing the protein MAEALLLACHLALAFSLLAASLSHLLVAAVSHLSPSSLHHRLLRALRHPLLRLLPPLLALPFAFLPLASPPPLPLLLLPPLLPLLPLPFLPPHLPLLRPLLLSLPLLLLARAAGLLAASFPASDLQQHALAVARLLLLAAAAASLAASLSAHEPRAAAAAAHFVAEAGLACAGAVGGLWAAQAGLSLYVDACVPAGCHRLLDAGGAAPPATRCEVEEARLRAVAVMDLALSVHCVVVAAVAAGVLLGVARWFGVDGGAGAGRRHNGSSYDALPTVASAGAMAEMEHLQGKGIVGKSVAQE